The DNA region AATAACTGGTACTTTAAAAGAACTTGCTAAAGAGTATGGTATTGATTATGACAAGTTATAAAGTTGTTAGAACTAATGTATTTGATGAAAATTTCAAAAAATTAGATAATTCTATAAAAATTTTAATTTTAAAATATCTTAAAAAATTAGAAACTACTGCTAATCCAAAAGCCTACGGTAAAGAATTAAGTGGAAATCTTGCTGGACTTTATAGATTTAGAGTTAGTAATTATAGAATAATAGCAAGTATAGAAGATGAAAAATTAGTTATATGTACTTTAACGGTAGGACATAGAAGTACAATATATAAAAGATTTAGAATTTTATAAAGAAATTGTATGCTAGAATATAATGACATTAAGGGAGAGAAAGTTTAAAAATTCTCTCTCTAATTTTTTAAATTTAAATTAAAAAATTATAAATTAAATTATGGAGGAAAAAGTGAAATATATTTTAAAATGGTTGATTATTATGTTTCTTTTAAGTGTAATAATATTTCTAATAGTTAGATCTATACCAGTTAGTCCAGTTGATATGTTATTACAACACTATAATCTTCCATTGACAGAAGAAAATAGAAGGTTATTAACTTCATATTACAAACTGGACCAAAGTCTTTTTAAACAGTATATAGTTTGGATAAAAGACTTTTTAAAAGGAAATTGGGGAATTTCTTTTATAACAAAAATGCCAGTTAAAGAAGAAATGTTAAGAAGATTACCTTATTCTTTAATTATTGGGATAGGCTCTTTATTTTTATCAATTATATTTTCGTTTTTTCTTGGATATTTAGCAGCTATAAAAGAAAAAGGATTTTTTGATAAAATGACAAGAGTATTATCAATTTTAACACTGAGTATACCCTCTTTTATAATTGCAATCTTTATTATCTATTATTTTGGTGTTAAAACACAATTAATAAAATTTTTTATTGGTGGAAAATTCTATGGCATATTGTTTTCAATAATAATACTAATTTTATATCAAGTTGGAAATTTAAGTAGAATTGTTAGAGATTTATTTGTTGAAATGAAAGAAGAAACTTTTGTTAAATTTTATCTAATTAGAGGTTTTAATATAAATTATATTCTATTAAGGCATTGTTATAAACCAGCACTTTATTCTTTATTTTCAGCAAGTATTTCAAAATTTTCATCTGTTGTGGGAGGAAGTGCTGTTGTAGAGTTCAGTTTTGCAATTCCCGGAATAAGTTATTTTTTGATAAGTAGTATAGTAAATAGGGATTATAATGTGATTCAAGCCTATATATTTTTAATTTGTATTTATATGTTTTTTGTTCATTTAATATTTGATTTTTTATTAAGTTTTTTAAGAGAGAAGGGAAATAAATGACTAAGAAACTGATATTTATTAATATATTTTTAATAATTATACTATTGATTTTTTCTTCAAAATTAAATGCAGATATTAATTTAGATTCAGTATTTTTAGACTTTTCAAGAGAAAATTTTTTTGGAACAGATGATTTAGGAAGAGATGTTTTTTCTCTAATAATTATTGGAGGTTTTAGAACATTAGAAGTTGTTGTAATTGCAACAAGTCTTTCTTTTTTTGTTGGAACTTTTCTAGGAATGATAGCAGGATATTTTGAAGGAAATATTGGAGTAATAATAAAGTCAACAGTTGATTTAATGATGGTTATTCCAACTTTGATAGTTGCACTAATAATAACTTCAATTTTTGGAATTACACCTGTTACTGCTGGACTTTCACTTGGAATATTTGGTGTAGGAAATTATATGAATCAATCAGAGGCTTTAACAAAGGTAGAAAAAAATAAGGACTATATATTAGCTTCTAAATTATTAGGAGTTCCTTGGTATGTTGTATTATTTAGAAGAATTTTTGTAAATATATTACCTAGATTACTTGTAAATTTAGGGAATACTGCAAGTGGTGTTATATTACAATATTCAGCTTTAACATTTATAGGATTAGGTTCCGATTATACAAAACCAGATTGGGGAGCAATGTTATACCAATATAGAATATATTTAGTGAGAAAACCATCTTTAATTATAATTCCAACATTATGTATTTTATGGGTGTCATTATCCTTTAATTTAATTTTTGATAAGAGGGAGAACTGAAAATGAAAAATATTTTAGAGTTTAAAAAATTTTCTGTATCTTTAAAAAATAATAATCATAAGATATTGAATGACATAGATATAGAAATAAAGGAAAAAGAGTTTTTAGGTATAGTTGGAGAATCTGGGTCAGGAAAAACAACGCTTTTAAATTCTATCATTTCTTTTTTAGATGAAAAAAAATTTATATTAGAGGGAAGTTTGACTCTTTTTGAAAATATAGAAATTTATAAAATGACAGAAAAAGAGAGAAAAGCAATTTGTTGTAAAAATATTTCAATGATACTTCAAGATTCAATAAATTCTTTAAATCCTTATGAAAAAATAAAAAATCAACTTCTTGAAACTTATATTTTTCATTCTAAGAAAAAAGTAACAAATGATTTTGCTATTGGAGAAATAAAAAAGCTCCTTTTAGATGTAGGTTTTGAAGATATAGATAGAATTTTGAATAGTTATCCTAATGAATTATCAGGTGGAATGAGACAAAGAATAGCCATAGTATTGGTGTTATGTACAGATATAAAAATACTTTTAGCTGATGAGCCGACAACTTCATTAGATGTTGTAAATCAATTTAAGTTTATAGAACTATTAAAAAAAATTAGCAAGGAAAAAGGTTTAACATTAATTTATGTCAGTCACGATATTAAAGTATTATCAAAAATTTGTGAAAGAATAATAGTTTTAAAAGATGGAAATATTGTAGAAGAAAATAATACAATTCAAATTTTAAAAGAGCCTAAAAATAGTTATACAAAATTATTAATTAAAGCTGCAACTGCTGATTAGAGGAGAAATATGAAAGAAATACTATCAGTAAAAAATTTAAATAAATCTTTTGAAAGTGGTTTTGAGTTAAAAGATATTAATTTTGATATAAAAGAAGGAGAAGTAGTTAGCCTTATTGGAGAGTCTGGAAGTGGAAAAACAAGTATATCCAAAATAATAGTGGGATTGTTAAAGGCAGAAGGGCAAATATTATTTAAAGGAATGAATATTTTAGAAAATCCTAAAAAGATAAATGGAAAAATACAAATGATTTTTCAAAGTCCATATAGTAGCTTAAATCCTAAATATAAAATAAAAGATATAATTTTAGAGGGAGTAATTTATCAAAAAATTTTAGAAAAAAATGAGAATATAAATACTTATTTAAGTGAGATACTTAATGAGGTGGGTCTAAATAAAGAGATATTAAATAAATATCCACACGAATTATCTGGAGGGCAAAGACAAAGAGTAGGAATAGCTAGAGCAGTGGCAGTTAAACCAGATTTAATAATAGCAGATGAAATTTTAACTGCACTAGATGCTTTGACACAAATTCAAATATTGGAACTTTTTCAAAAGTTAAAAGAAAATAAAAAGATATCATATTTATTTATAACTCACGATATAAATATTGTAAAAAAAATTTCTGATAGACTTTTAATAATAAAAGATGGTGAAATAGTTGAAAGCGGAGAGGCTAAAAAAATTTTTTTAAATCCAAATAATGAGTATACAAAAAAATTGATAGAAATATCTGGGATAAATTTGTTGATAAATAAAACTAATGAAATAGGATGATAATAGTTATACTAAAAAAAGGATTTCTATACTTATATACAAAGTGTAAAAATCCTTTTTATATTTTTAAATTTAACTTAATTATGAAATAATTATTTTACTGGTTTTGTTACAGTAACAGAACTTGAATAACTAGAAGCACCTGGAATAGAATCCATAGTTTTGATGATATTTTCTATAATTGCACTTTTAGTAGATACTTTAAATTTATAAACAGCCATTCTTTTTCCAGTTCTTAAATCTGAGAATTTAATAATTCCTTGATAAGTTCCTAAATAATCGGCATATAACGCTTCACAAGTAATTGCAAAATTTGATTTTAAAGATGGTGAAGAAGTATCTTTGTTTGAAACTACAGAAACTTTCCAAAAATTATTTTCTAAAGTTTTTTCTAAGTCAATTTCAAATTCAGTTGGGAAATATTGAATAAGTACAGTTTTTTCGTCCTTTGTAATAGGTTTAGCATCATGAACAAATTGTGTACTAGAACAAGCAACAAAGGCAAATAACATTAAAATAGATAAAAAAATTCTTTTCATAAAACAACCTCCATTTAAAAATATGTAATTAAATCATAAAATTTTATACAATAATAATACAATATTTAAACTAAAAAGTCAATAAAGAAAAGAAAAATAAAAAATAAAAAATTTTTTGAAAATTTAAAATTTTTCTTTTATTTTTTTGAAAAATATGTTATACTCTCAAAAGTGCATAAGAATTATCTTATGTAGTTAATTTAAAGGAGGTGCAATAATTAATGGCTTCTAACAAATTAAGAATCTATTTAAAAGCATATGATCACACTTTATTAGATGAATCAGCAAAAAGAATAGCTGAATCTGCTAAAAAAAGTGGAGCAATAGTAGCAGGGCCTATGCCTTTACCTACTAAAATAAGAAAATATACTGTTTTAAGATCAGTGCATGTAAACAAAGATTCAAGAGAGCAATTTGAAATGAGAGTGCACAGAAGAATGATAGAATTAGTAAATTCTACCGATAAGGCTATTAGTTCGTTAACATCAGTTCACTTACCAGCTGGTGTAGGAATAGAAATTAAACAAGTTTAATTCTATTCTTTGTATTTATTTATGGGAGATGATGCGTGAGCATCATACTTACAGAATAGTACAAGTTGATTTTATTCTTGTGATAAAAAATAGAACCACAAGGGTAAGTTGTATCAACCAATATATTATTTGATGGAGGTTAAAAATGTCTGGAATTTTAGGAAAGAAAATTGGAATGACTCAAATTTTTGAAGATGGAAAATTCGTTCCAGTAACAGTTGTAGAAGCTGGTCCTAACTTTGTTCTTCAAAAGAAAACTGAAGAAAAAGATGGATATGTTGCTTTGCAATTAGGATTTGATGAAAAGAAAGAAAAAAACACTACTAAACCTTTAATGGGAATATTCAATAAAGCAGGGGTAAAACCTCAAAGATTCGTTAGAGAATTGGAAGTTGAATCAGTAGATGGATATGAATTAGGACAAGAAATCAAAGTTGATGTTCTAACAGAAGTTGGATATGTAGATATCACAGGAACTTCAAAAGGTAAAGGAACATCAGGTGTTATGAAAAAACACGGATTTGGTGGAAATAGAGCTTCACATGGGGTATCAAGAAACCACAGACTAGGTGGATCTATAGGTATGTCAAGCTGGCCTGGTAAAGTTCTAAAAGGTAAAAGAATGGCTGGGCAACATGGAAATGCAACAGTAACAGTTCAAAATTTAAAAGTAGTTAAAGTTGATGCAGAACACAACTTACTTTTAATAAAAGGAGCGGTTCCAGGAGCAAAAAATAGTTACTTAGTAATTAGACCAGCAGTGAAGAAAGTAATAGGATAGTAGAAAGAGGAGGAAAATAATGGCAGTTTTAAACATATATAACTTAGCAGGAGAACAAACTGGTACTGTTGAAGTTAATGATGCAGTGTTTGGGATTGAACCTAATAAAGTAGTTCTTCATGAAGTACTTACTGCTGAATTAGCAGCTGCTAGACAAGGTACAGCTTCTACTAAGACTAGAGCAATGGTTAGAGGTGGAGGAAGAAAACCTTTCAAACAAAAAGGTACTGGTAGAGCAAGACAAGGTTCAATAAGAGCACCTCATATGGTAGGTGGGGGAGTTACATTTGGTCCTCATCCAAGATCATATGAAAAGAAAGTCAATAAAAAAGTTAGAAATCTAGCACTAAGATCTGCTTTATCTGCAAAAGTTGCAGCTGGAAATGTTTTAGTACTAGACTATGATGGAATAGAAACACCTAAAACAAAAGTGATAGTAAATTTAGTAAATAAAGTTGATGCAAAACAAAAACAATTATTTGTAGTAGGAGATTTAATAAAAGATTACAATTTATACTTGTCAGCAAGAAATTTAGAAAACGCAGTAATTTTACAACCAAATGAAATTGGTGTTTACTGGCTTTTAAAACAAGAAAAGGTAATCCTTACTAAAGAAGCATTAGCTACTGTAGAGGAGGTACTAGGATAATGAATGTTTACGATATAATTAAAAAGCCTGTTGTAACAGAAAAGACAGAACTTTTAAGAAAAGAATACAATAAATATACTTTTGAAGTACATCCAAAAGCTAATAAAATTGAAATAAAGAAAGCTATTGAAACAATATTCAATGTAAAAGTTGAAGATGTAGCTACAATTAACAAGAAATCAATTACAAAAAGACATGGTATGAGACTTTATAAGACTCAAGCTAAGAAAAAAGCAATTGTTAAATTAGCTAAAGAAAATTCAATAACTTATTTTAAAGAAAATTAATTTAAATTAAAGATACTTATAGGTCAATGGAGGAAATAGAAAAATGGCTATTAGAAAAATGAAACCAATTACTAATGGTACTAGACATATGTCTAGATTAGTAAATGATGAATTAGATAAAGTAAGACCTGAAAAATCTTTAACTGTACCTCTAAAATCAGCGTATGGTAGAGATAATTATGGTCATAGAACTTGTAGAGACAGACAAAAAGGACATAAGAGATTATACAGAATTATAGATTTTAAAAGAAATAAATTAGATGTTCCTGCAAGAGTAGCAACAATAGAATATGATCCTAACAGATCAGCAAATATTGCTTTATTATTCTATGCTGATGGAGAAAAAAGATATATATTAGCACCTAAAGGGCTTAAGAAAGGTGATATAGTTTCTGCTGGAAGTAAAGCTGATATCAAACCTGGGAATGCACTTAAATTAAAAGATATGCCAGTTGGAGTTCAAATTCACAATATAGAACTTCAAAGAGGAAAAGGTGGTCAATTAGTAAGATCTGCTGGAACTGCTGCAAGACTTGTAGCTAAAGAAGGAACTTATTGCCACATTGAATTACCTTCAGGAGAATTAAGACTAGTACATGGTGAATGTATGGCAACTGTTGGTGAAGTTGGGAACTCTGAACATAACTTAGTGAATATAGGTAAAGCTGGAAGAGCTAGACATATGGGAAAAAGACCTCATGTAAGAGGAGCTGTAATGAACCCAGTAGATCACCCACATGGTGGAGGAGAAGGAAAGAACTCAGTTGGAAGAAAATCACCTTTAACACCTTGGGGAAAACCAGCACTTGGTATTAAAACAAGAGGAAGAAAGACTTCTGACAAATTTATCGTAAGAAGAAGAAACGAAAAATAATTTGCGAGAGGAGGCTAATTAATAATGGCAAGATCATTAAAAAAGGGACCTTTTTGTGACCATCACTTAATGGCAAAAGTTGAAGAAGCAGTTGCTTCTAATAATAATAAAGCTGTTATAAAAACTTGGTCAAGAAGATCTACAATATTTCCAAATTTTATAGGATTAACTTTTGGAGTATATAATGGAAAAAAACATATACCAGTTCATGTTACAGAACAAATGGTAGGACATAAATTAGGAGAATTTGCACCAACTAGAACATATCATGGACATGGTGTAGATAAGAAGAAAAAATAATAATTCAGTATAGAGAAAAAGGAGGATGGACTAGTGGAAGCTAAAGCAATAACTAGATTCGTAAGACTATCTCCTAGAAAAGCTAGATTAGTAGCTGACTTAGTGAGAGGTAAATCAGCACTAGATGCAATAGATATTCTAGAATTTACAAATAAAAAAGCTGCTAGAATTATAAAGAAAACTTTGATGTCAGCAGTAGCAAATGCAACAAATAACTTCAAAATGGATGAAGAAAAATTAGTAGTATCAACTATAATGATAAATCAAGGACCAGTTTTAAAAAGAGTTATGCCAAGAGCAATGGGAAGAGCAGATATAATTAGAAAACCAACAGCTCATATTACAGTGGCAGTATCTGATGAACAATAAGATTAAGGAGGTAAAACTGTGGGACAAAAAGTAGACCCTAGAGGACTAAGACTTGGAATTACAAGAGCTTGGGATTCTAATTGGTATGCAGATAAAAAAGAGTATGTAAAATACTTCCATGAAGATGTGCAAATAAAAGAATTTATAAAGAAAAACTACTTCCATACAGGAATTTCGAAGGTAAGAATTGAAAGAACATCTCCTTCACAAGTAGTTGTACATATACATACTGGAAAAGCAGGATTAATAATTGGAAGAAAAGGTGCTGAAATAGATGCACTAAGAGCAAAACTTGAAAAATTAACAGGTAAAAAAGTAACTGTTAAAGTACAAGAAATAAAAGATTTAAATGGAGATGCTGTATTGGTTGCAGAATCAATAGCTGCTCAAATAGAAAAGAGAATTGCCTATAAAAAAGCTATGACTCAAGCTATTTCAAGATCAATGAAATCTCCAGAAGTTAAAGGAATAAAAGTAATGATTTCAGGAAGATTAAATGGTGCTGAAATTGCTAGATCTGAGTGGGCAGTTGAAGGAAAAGTTCCTTTACATACATTAAGAGCAGATATAGATTATGCAGTAGCGACAGCTCATACAACTTATGGGGCATTAGGAATAAAAGTATGGATATTCCATGGTGAAGTTCTTCCTAGTAAGAAAGAAGGAGGGGAAGCTTAATTATGTTGATGCCAAAAAGAACAAAACACAGAAAAATGTTCAGAGGTAGAATGAAAGGTGCAGCTCATAAAGGTAACTTCGTTGCTTTTGGAGAATATGGATTACAAGCACTTGAACCATCTTGGATAACAAACAGACAAATAGAATCTTGTCGGGTTGCTATAAACAGAACATTTAAAAGAGAAGGGAAAACATATATAAGAATATTCCCTGATAAACCAATTACAGCAAGACCTGCTGGAGTGAGAATGGGTAAAGGTAAAGGAAATGTTGAAGGTTGGGTATCAGTAGTAAGACCTGGAAGAATATTATTTGAAGTTTCAGGAGTGTCTGCTGAAACAGCGGCAGAAGCATTAAGAAAAGCTGCTATGAAATTACCAATCAGATGTAAAGTTGTTAAAAGAGAAGAAAAAGAAAATGGTGGTGAAAACTAATGAGAGCTAGAGAAATAAGAGAAATGGCTAGTGAAGACCTAGTTGTTAAGTGTAAAGAGCTAAAAGAAGAATTATTCAACTTAAAGTTCCAACTTTCATTAGGTCAACTAACTAATACAGCAAAAATAAGAGAAGTTAGAAGAGAAATTGCAAGAATCAACACTATCTTAAATGAAAGATAATTAATTTCTTTAATATGATAAAGAGGAGGTTAATCTTGAGAAACGAAAGAAAAGTGAGAGAAGGAATAGTTGTTTCTGATAAGATGCAAAAAACAATAGTTGTTGCTATTGAAACAATGATACTTCATCCTATATATAAGAAAAGAGTAAAAAGAACTACTAAATTTAAAGCTCATGATGAAGAAAATGTAGCTCAAGTAGGAGATAAAGTAAGAATAATGGAAACTAGACGTTTATCTAAGGATAAAAATTGGAGACTAGTAGAAATCATAGAAAAGGCAAAATAATCACATTTAGTGAGAGGAGGATATTTTAATGGTACAACAACAAACTATCCTTAATGTTGCTGATAACTCAGGGGCTAAAAAACTTATGGTAATAAGAGTTTTAGGTGGATCTAAAAAGAGATTTGGAAAAATTGGTGACATTGTTGTGGCATCAGTTAAAGAAGCTATCCCTGGTGGTAACGTTAAAAAGGGAGATGTAGTAAAGGCTGTTATAGTAAGAACAAGAAAAGAAACTAGAAGAGATGATGGTTCATACATAAAATTTGATGATAATGCTGGAGTTGTAATTAATAATGCTAATGAACCAAGAGCAACAAGAATATTTGGACCAGTTGCAAGAGAATTAAGAGCAAGAAATTTTATGAAAATCTTATCTCTAGCAATAGAAGTTATATAATGAGAGAGGAGGCTTATAAGAAAAATGGCTAAACCTAAAATTAAATTTGTTCCTGATTCATTACATGTAAAAACTGGAGATATAGTTTATGTTATATCAGGAAAAGATAAAAAGAAGACAGGTAAAGTTCTAAAAGTTTTCCCTAAAAAAGGAAAAATAATAGTAGAAGGAATAAATATAGTAACAAAACATTTAAAGCCATCTCAAGTAAACCCACAAGGTGGAGTTGTACAAAAAGAAGCTGCAATATTCTCATCAAAAGTTATGCTATTTGATGAAAAGACTAAATCTCCAACAAGAGTTGGTTATGAAGTGAGAGATGGAAAAAAAGTAAGAATTTCAAAAAAATCTGGAGAAATAATATAAGAAAGGAGGAAAACATAAGTGTCTAAATATGTTTCTAGATACCACAAATTTTATGATGAAGTAGTGGTTCCTAAATTAATGAAAGAATTAGAGATTAAAAATATCATGGAATGTCCAAAACTAGAAAAGATTATAGTAAATATGGGAGTTGGAGAAGCTACTCAAAACTCTAAATT from Fusobacterium simiae includes:
- a CDS encoding type II toxin-antitoxin system RelE family toxin; the protein is MTSYKVVRTNVFDENFKKLDNSIKILILKYLKKLETTANPKAYGKELSGNLAGLYRFRVSNYRIIASIEDEKLVICTLTVGHRSTIYKRFRIL
- a CDS encoding ABC transporter permease; translation: MKYILKWLIIMFLLSVIIFLIVRSIPVSPVDMLLQHYNLPLTEENRRLLTSYYKLDQSLFKQYIVWIKDFLKGNWGISFITKMPVKEEMLRRLPYSLIIGIGSLFLSIIFSFFLGYLAAIKEKGFFDKMTRVLSILTLSIPSFIIAIFIIYYFGVKTQLIKFFIGGKFYGILFSIIILILYQVGNLSRIVRDLFVEMKEETFVKFYLIRGFNINYILLRHCYKPALYSLFSASISKFSSVVGGSAVVEFSFAIPGISYFLISSIVNRDYNVIQAYIFLICIYMFFVHLIFDFLLSFLREKGNK
- a CDS encoding ABC transporter permease → MTKKLIFINIFLIIILLIFSSKLNADINLDSVFLDFSRENFFGTDDLGRDVFSLIIIGGFRTLEVVVIATSLSFFVGTFLGMIAGYFEGNIGVIIKSTVDLMMVIPTLIVALIITSIFGITPVTAGLSLGIFGVGNYMNQSEALTKVEKNKDYILASKLLGVPWYVVLFRRIFVNILPRLLVNLGNTASGVILQYSALTFIGLGSDYTKPDWGAMLYQYRIYLVRKPSLIIIPTLCILWVSLSFNLIFDKREN
- a CDS encoding ABC transporter ATP-binding protein; this encodes MKNILEFKKFSVSLKNNNHKILNDIDIEIKEKEFLGIVGESGSGKTTLLNSIISFLDEKKFILEGSLTLFENIEIYKMTEKERKAICCKNISMILQDSINSLNPYEKIKNQLLETYIFHSKKKVTNDFAIGEIKKLLLDVGFEDIDRILNSYPNELSGGMRQRIAIVLVLCTDIKILLADEPTTSLDVVNQFKFIELLKKISKEKGLTLIYVSHDIKVLSKICERIIVLKDGNIVEENNTIQILKEPKNSYTKLLIKAATAD
- a CDS encoding ABC transporter ATP-binding protein gives rise to the protein MKEILSVKNLNKSFESGFELKDINFDIKEGEVVSLIGESGSGKTSISKIIVGLLKAEGQILFKGMNILENPKKINGKIQMIFQSPYSSLNPKYKIKDIILEGVIYQKILEKNENINTYLSEILNEVGLNKEILNKYPHELSGGQRQRVGIARAVAVKPDLIIADEILTALDALTQIQILELFQKLKENKKISYLFITHDINIVKKISDRLLIIKDGEIVESGEAKKIFLNPNNEYTKKLIEISGINLLINKTNEIG
- the rpsJ gene encoding 30S ribosomal protein S10 produces the protein MASNKLRIYLKAYDHTLLDESAKRIAESAKKSGAIVAGPMPLPTKIRKYTVLRSVHVNKDSREQFEMRVHRRMIELVNSTDKAISSLTSVHLPAGVGIEIKQV
- the rplC gene encoding 50S ribosomal protein L3; translation: MSGILGKKIGMTQIFEDGKFVPVTVVEAGPNFVLQKKTEEKDGYVALQLGFDEKKEKNTTKPLMGIFNKAGVKPQRFVRELEVESVDGYELGQEIKVDVLTEVGYVDITGTSKGKGTSGVMKKHGFGGNRASHGVSRNHRLGGSIGMSSWPGKVLKGKRMAGQHGNATVTVQNLKVVKVDAEHNLLLIKGAVPGAKNSYLVIRPAVKKVIG
- the rplD gene encoding 50S ribosomal protein L4, which produces MAVLNIYNLAGEQTGTVEVNDAVFGIEPNKVVLHEVLTAELAAARQGTASTKTRAMVRGGGRKPFKQKGTGRARQGSIRAPHMVGGGVTFGPHPRSYEKKVNKKVRNLALRSALSAKVAAGNVLVLDYDGIETPKTKVIVNLVNKVDAKQKQLFVVGDLIKDYNLYLSARNLENAVILQPNEIGVYWLLKQEKVILTKEALATVEEVLG
- the rplW gene encoding 50S ribosomal protein L23: MNVYDIIKKPVVTEKTELLRKEYNKYTFEVHPKANKIEIKKAIETIFNVKVEDVATINKKSITKRHGMRLYKTQAKKKAIVKLAKENSITYFKEN
- the rplB gene encoding 50S ribosomal protein L2, yielding MAIRKMKPITNGTRHMSRLVNDELDKVRPEKSLTVPLKSAYGRDNYGHRTCRDRQKGHKRLYRIIDFKRNKLDVPARVATIEYDPNRSANIALLFYADGEKRYILAPKGLKKGDIVSAGSKADIKPGNALKLKDMPVGVQIHNIELQRGKGGQLVRSAGTAARLVAKEGTYCHIELPSGELRLVHGECMATVGEVGNSEHNLVNIGKAGRARHMGKRPHVRGAVMNPVDHPHGGGEGKNSVGRKSPLTPWGKPALGIKTRGRKTSDKFIVRRRNEK
- the rpsS gene encoding 30S ribosomal protein S19 translates to MARSLKKGPFCDHHLMAKVEEAVASNNNKAVIKTWSRRSTIFPNFIGLTFGVYNGKKHIPVHVTEQMVGHKLGEFAPTRTYHGHGVDKKKK
- the rplV gene encoding 50S ribosomal protein L22 is translated as MEAKAITRFVRLSPRKARLVADLVRGKSALDAIDILEFTNKKAARIIKKTLMSAVANATNNFKMDEEKLVVSTIMINQGPVLKRVMPRAMGRADIIRKPTAHITVAVSDEQ
- the rpsC gene encoding 30S ribosomal protein S3, with the translated sequence MGQKVDPRGLRLGITRAWDSNWYADKKEYVKYFHEDVQIKEFIKKNYFHTGISKVRIERTSPSQVVVHIHTGKAGLIIGRKGAEIDALRAKLEKLTGKKVTVKVQEIKDLNGDAVLVAESIAAQIEKRIAYKKAMTQAISRSMKSPEVKGIKVMISGRLNGAEIARSEWAVEGKVPLHTLRADIDYAVATAHTTYGALGIKVWIFHGEVLPSKKEGGEA
- the rplP gene encoding 50S ribosomal protein L16; the protein is MLMPKRTKHRKMFRGRMKGAAHKGNFVAFGEYGLQALEPSWITNRQIESCRVAINRTFKREGKTYIRIFPDKPITARPAGVRMGKGKGNVEGWVSVVRPGRILFEVSGVSAETAAEALRKAAMKLPIRCKVVKREEKENGGEN
- the rpmC gene encoding 50S ribosomal protein L29 — protein: MRAREIREMASEDLVVKCKELKEELFNLKFQLSLGQLTNTAKIREVRREIARINTILNER
- the rpsQ gene encoding 30S ribosomal protein S17, translating into MRNERKVREGIVVSDKMQKTIVVAIETMILHPIYKKRVKRTTKFKAHDEENVAQVGDKVRIMETRRLSKDKNWRLVEIIEKAK
- the rplN gene encoding 50S ribosomal protein L14; its protein translation is MVQQQTILNVADNSGAKKLMVIRVLGGSKKRFGKIGDIVVASVKEAIPGGNVKKGDVVKAVIVRTRKETRRDDGSYIKFDDNAGVVINNANEPRATRIFGPVARELRARNFMKILSLAIEVI
- the rplX gene encoding 50S ribosomal protein L24 codes for the protein MAKPKIKFVPDSLHVKTGDIVYVISGKDKKKTGKVLKVFPKKGKIIVEGINIVTKHLKPSQVNPQGGVVQKEAAIFSSKVMLFDEKTKSPTRVGYEVRDGKKVRISKKSGEII